From Levilactobacillus zymae, a single genomic window includes:
- a CDS encoding MurR/RpiR family transcriptional regulator: MESNIKKRISELFPTLGAQSQKLAQHLLELGDRLSNKTIQELASECHVSTATVSRLAQQLGFANFSELKWSLAKDIKTKPTTHEISKQDTPIVIAKKTLEANIETLNGTFKQMNNQDLLYALNLIVNSKRLGFFGMGGSNIVALDAYHKFLRTPLTLVHNTEYHLALMEASRFNHHDCAIVISHTGDDTDTLDLAESLKQNKVPMIVITSFPNSPLADYGNVTFYSISEDSKFRSEALLSLTSQIAINDCLYMLTAQYFGKGAEDVLNNMHKTIFTKHSNHS, from the coding sequence ATGGAATCTAACATAAAAAAACGTATCTCCGAACTTTTCCCAACCCTTGGGGCTCAGAGCCAAAAGCTCGCCCAACACCTTTTAGAACTTGGTGACCGATTGTCCAACAAAACCATCCAAGAATTAGCCAGTGAGTGTCACGTCTCAACTGCCACGGTATCACGTTTAGCGCAGCAATTAGGATTTGCCAATTTCTCTGAGCTAAAATGGTCATTAGCTAAAGACATTAAAACTAAACCAACGACCCACGAAATTTCCAAGCAAGATACGCCAATTGTTATAGCAAAAAAAACGCTAGAAGCCAATATTGAAACCCTAAATGGGACCTTCAAGCAGATGAACAATCAGGATTTGCTATACGCACTAAATTTGATCGTTAACTCGAAGCGTCTAGGATTCTTCGGTATGGGCGGTTCCAACATTGTTGCTTTAGATGCTTATCACAAATTCTTACGAACACCATTAACTTTGGTGCACAACACGGAATACCACCTAGCCTTAATGGAAGCGTCCCGTTTTAATCATCATGATTGTGCCATTGTCATCTCCCATACTGGGGACGATACTGATACTTTAGATTTGGCCGAATCACTTAAGCAAAATAAAGTTCCCATGATTGTCATTACTAGTTTTCCCAACTCACCATTAGCCGATTATGGTAACGTTACTTTTTACTCAATATCAGAGGATTCGAAATTTCGTTCTGAAGCACTTTTGTCGTTAACCTCCCAAATTGCCATTAATGATTGCCTATATATGCTCACAGCCCAATACTTTGGTAAGGGCGCTGAAGATGTTCTCAACAATATGCACAAAACCATCTTCACGAAGCACTCTAATCACAGCTAG
- a CDS encoding DMT family transporter produces the protein MFALIMGVVIGLILPLQTSINSRLRRSVGSPFVASLISFTIGTLFLATVTLGVDHHLFFSPHLFSQQPIWLWIGGFFGVVYLTCNILLFPQLGSVQTVILPMFGQILMGLLIDNYGLFHAKVSPLTPIRLAGALLVLIGVVITVALSSWLLRRHDSLATNPQVTRGLWLWRLLGVFAGMLGAAQSAINGHLGLVLHSSLNAAFISFFVGTLALIVINLVLRSPRQLTHPNHRPNPWWMWLGGVIGALFVLGNVYLVPILGTGLTVVIVLVGLMGGSLLIDNFGWLESPRNPVTLVQIGGLLIMVGGVALIHLA, from the coding sequence TTGTTTGCCTTAATCATGGGGGTCGTCATTGGCCTGATCTTACCGTTACAAACCAGCATTAATTCACGCTTACGTCGTTCCGTGGGATCACCCTTCGTCGCGTCGTTGATTTCCTTTACCATCGGCACCCTGTTTCTGGCCACGGTCACGCTGGGGGTCGATCATCACCTGTTCTTCAGTCCCCACCTCTTCAGCCAGCAACCTATCTGGCTGTGGATCGGTGGCTTCTTCGGGGTGGTTTACCTGACCTGTAACATCCTGCTGTTCCCCCAACTGGGTAGCGTCCAGACCGTGATCTTACCCATGTTCGGCCAAATCCTGATGGGACTGCTCATCGACAACTACGGCCTGTTTCACGCCAAGGTCAGCCCCTTGACCCCCATTCGGTTGGCGGGCGCGCTGCTGGTCTTGATCGGCGTCGTGATCACCGTGGCTCTCAGCTCCTGGCTCCTACGCCGGCACGACTCGCTGGCGACTAATCCGCAAGTCACTCGTGGGCTATGGCTCTGGCGGCTACTCGGTGTCTTCGCCGGGATGCTCGGGGCGGCACAATCGGCCATCAACGGTCACCTGGGCTTGGTCCTGCATTCCTCGTTAAACGCGGCCTTCATCTCGTTTTTCGTGGGCACCCTGGCCCTGATCGTCATCAACCTGGTCTTGCGTTCACCACGGCAACTAACCCACCCCAATCACCGGCCAAATCCCTGGTGGATGTGGTTGGGCGGTGTGATTGGGGCGCTGTTCGTCCTGGGTAACGTCTACCTGGTGCCCATCCTGGGAACCGGTCTGACCGTGGTCATCGTCTTGGTCGGCCTGATGGGCGGTAGCCTACTGATCGACAACTTCGGCTGGCTAGAGAGTCCCCGTAACCCGGTGACCTTAGTCCAGATTGGCGGCCTGCTAATCATGGTGGGTGGTGTCGCGTTAATTCACTTAGCCTAA
- a CDS encoding MarR family transcriptional regulator, with protein sequence MEDYILDFTTNLAILHRQFQRDMNQILEADKVPINITEFYLLVLVSETSPINQRMAARTIAVDEGLMTRMVRHLVALDFLQKTDDPTDRRNKQLTLTASGEQLVQRAIQVLHHWWQNVTPTDTTVNFQAMTEQLQRLSMRVLQFDHPLKNI encoded by the coding sequence ATGGAAGACTACATCCTAGACTTCACCACCAACCTCGCCATCCTCCACCGGCAATTTCAGCGTGACATGAACCAAATTCTGGAAGCGGATAAGGTCCCCATCAACATCACGGAATTTTATCTCCTCGTTTTGGTTTCCGAGACCAGTCCCATCAACCAACGGATGGCGGCGCGCACAATTGCGGTGGACGAGGGCCTGATGACCCGCATGGTCCGTCATCTGGTGGCCTTAGATTTCCTGCAAAAGACCGACGACCCAACCGATCGGCGCAACAAGCAGCTAACCCTGACGGCCAGCGGTGAACAGCTAGTCCAACGGGCGATTCAAGTCCTGCACCACTGGTGGCAAAACGTCACCCCGACCGATACCACCGTGAACTTTCAAGCCATGACCGAACAGCTCCAACGCCTCTCAATGCGCGTGTTGCAGTTCGATCATCCACTGAAGAATATTTAA
- the brnQ gene encoding branched-chain amino acid transport system II carrier protein, which translates to MEQTDKRHNFWQLLVVSSLIFGMFFGSGNLIFPVHLGQMAGQNWFTAALGFAISGSLFPLLAILAVVVTKSDGLYDLAKPVSAKYAAVFLVLVHLTIGPFFGTPRTAATAYQMAAEPFLPQQWTTLGQWLFTAAFFALAYVLATHQNSLVKVVGKYLNAGFLALLAVVFVVAFLKPMGNVAHTPTVAYQTNATISGLLEGYNTIDAVALLALSVTFVHAVRGLGYRDKELTRLTAKAGTLSIVLEVLVYFGLVLLGTLSLGQLKLSGNGGVALSQIVGHYFSNFGTAFLGVLVTLGVFTTALGLVTSFAQDFHKLFPKVSYLTWLRVTTVASFLVANAGLDNIIAWSLPVLMLLYPLSLALILVSLTVAKKPYASVVYKTTIAVTAVPAVLDMLANAPAVVAGFGPVAAVLRAYHTYVPFASLGLGWLVPTGLAFVLSLAWGHFRLVAQEATESAQ; encoded by the coding sequence ATGGAACAAACAGACAAGCGACACAATTTTTGGCAATTATTAGTGGTGAGTTCGTTAATTTTCGGCATGTTTTTTGGGTCCGGCAACTTGATTTTTCCCGTTCACTTAGGGCAGATGGCGGGGCAGAACTGGTTTACGGCGGCCTTAGGGTTCGCCATCTCCGGCTCCCTGTTTCCGTTGCTAGCGATCTTAGCCGTGGTGGTCACCAAGAGTGATGGCCTCTACGACCTGGCGAAGCCGGTCAGTGCGAAATACGCGGCGGTCTTTCTGGTCTTAGTCCACCTGACCATCGGCCCGTTCTTCGGGACGCCGCGGACGGCCGCGACCGCCTACCAGATGGCGGCCGAACCGTTCTTACCGCAGCAGTGGACCACGTTAGGGCAGTGGCTGTTTACCGCTGCGTTCTTCGCGCTAGCCTACGTCTTAGCAACGCACCAGAACAGCTTAGTCAAGGTAGTCGGTAAGTATCTGAACGCCGGGTTTCTAGCGTTACTGGCGGTGGTCTTCGTGGTCGCCTTCTTAAAGCCCATGGGGAACGTGGCCCACACACCAACGGTGGCCTACCAGACTAACGCGACCATCAGCGGGCTGTTGGAAGGGTACAACACCATCGACGCCGTGGCCTTACTGGCATTGAGTGTGACGTTCGTGCATGCGGTGCGCGGGCTGGGGTATCGGGATAAGGAACTGACCCGGTTGACCGCCAAAGCCGGAACGTTGAGTATCGTGTTGGAAGTCTTGGTCTACTTCGGGTTGGTGCTGTTAGGAACCTTAAGCCTGGGGCAATTGAAGTTGTCCGGTAACGGCGGGGTGGCCTTATCGCAAATCGTCGGCCACTACTTCAGTAATTTCGGGACGGCCTTCTTAGGGGTGCTGGTCACCTTAGGGGTCTTCACCACGGCGTTGGGCCTGGTCACCTCGTTTGCCCAAGACTTTCATAAATTATTCCCGAAGGTCAGCTATCTGACCTGGTTACGGGTCACCACGGTGGCGTCGTTTCTGGTGGCCAACGCCGGATTGGATAACATCATTGCTTGGTCGTTACCCGTCTTGATGCTGCTGTACCCGCTGTCGTTGGCCTTGATCCTAGTCTCGCTGACTGTGGCCAAGAAGCCGTATGCTAGCGTGGTTTACAAGACCACCATTGCGGTCACGGCGGTACCGGCAGTCTTGGATATGCTGGCCAACGCACCGGCTGTCGTGGCCGGATTTGGGCCGGTCGCCGCGGTTTTACGCGCCTATCACACCTACGTGCCGTTCGCGAGTCTGGGACTCGGGTGGTTGGTTCCAACCGGCTTGGCCTTTGTGCTTAGTCTAGCCTGGGGTCACTTCCGCTTGGTTGCCCAGGAGGCCACGGAGAGCGCACAGTAG
- a CDS encoding NAD(P)-dependent alcohol dehydrogenase, whose product MRIKAAVVDKKGGSFEIKDDVDLAPMQADDLQVHMVATGICHSDEALRKGDAEIGYPIILGHEGSGIVEKVGPEVKDFKPGDHVVLSFYGCGNCTNCLKGMPTQCLNYAANNLSGVRPDGSAHFTENGHDVADMFDQSSFTTTTVVRERNAVKVPKDLDLRKLGPLGCGYVTGSGTVLNTLKPKPGDTIAVFGTGAVGLAAMMAGKISGCTTVIAVDVVDSRLALAKELGATDTINSRTENAVEAIKKLTGGYGVDWAVDTTGVKQVMEDSIQVLAQGGTTATIAVTPHHIDLDTWNDLCVSDRKVVGVNMGDSVPQIDIPRLIRFYQAGMFDFDKTEKFYRFDQINEANADSGSGKTIKPVLVIDPDYVPGK is encoded by the coding sequence ATGCGGATCAAAGCGGCAGTTGTTGATAAGAAGGGCGGTTCCTTCGAGATTAAAGACGATGTGGACTTAGCGCCGATGCAGGCGGATGACCTACAAGTGCACATGGTTGCCACTGGGATTTGTCATTCCGACGAAGCGTTGCGCAAGGGGGATGCCGAGATTGGCTACCCCATCATTTTAGGGCACGAAGGCTCCGGAATCGTGGAGAAGGTCGGGCCCGAGGTCAAGGACTTCAAGCCCGGCGATCACGTGGTCCTGTCCTTCTACGGTTGTGGTAACTGTACGAACTGTTTGAAGGGGATGCCGACGCAATGTCTGAACTACGCGGCTAATAACCTCTCCGGCGTGCGGCCCGATGGGAGTGCGCACTTCACCGAAAACGGACACGATGTCGCCGACATGTTCGACCAATCGTCCTTCACCACGACCACGGTGGTGCGGGAACGCAACGCCGTGAAGGTGCCGAAGGACTTGGACCTACGGAAGCTCGGTCCATTAGGCTGTGGCTACGTGACCGGGTCCGGGACCGTTTTGAACACGCTGAAGCCGAAGCCCGGTGACACCATCGCCGTCTTTGGGACCGGGGCCGTTGGTTTAGCTGCCATGATGGCCGGCAAGATTTCCGGGTGTACGACGGTGATTGCCGTCGACGTCGTGGATTCACGGTTGGCCTTGGCTAAGGAACTCGGGGCGACCGACACCATCAATAGTCGGACCGAAAACGCCGTTGAAGCTATTAAGAAGTTAACCGGCGGCTACGGGGTCGACTGGGCAGTGGATACCACCGGGGTCAAGCAGGTCATGGAAGATTCCATCCAGGTCTTAGCCCAAGGTGGGACCACGGCCACCATCGCCGTGACGCCACACCACATCGATTTGGATACTTGGAACGATCTGTGTGTCAGCGACCGGAAAGTCGTCGGGGTCAACATGGGTGATTCCGTGCCTCAGATTGATATTCCGCGGTTGATTCGCTTCTATCAAGCCGGGATGTTTGATTTCGACAAGACCGAAAAGTTCTACCGCTTCGATCAGATTAACGAAGCTAACGCCGATTCCGGTAGCGGGAAGACCATCAAGCCCGTACTGGTGATCGATCCCGATTACGTCCCTGGTAAGTAA
- a CDS encoding deoxyribonuclease, with protein sequence MSSFASFIGGLSLLIAMILGILWVINKVGHRHTHHQGRNALVALVVAIIFMGLGGSGTATTQTSSDKANVANSSSHSSATATKHVTATSKPAKRATAKRTSTPTSTATKSRNQQVLKKLVSYTNHESAGPTQNYYWHLGKAHTNGFKHLKAGDYHFASDSQGRAGTARAVLTYGEYAGSRGSRQGDPLNPSSWPTDNPKVAISYAFTGRIYHGYLYNRSHSIGDSLLGAKSYTSENNFTTGTRPQNVGANQDGGMRYAEETAEDYWQANPNTSDTIQYATTPLYYRSETIPRGSIADIKSSDGQLNTAVAVINSAEGIKINYHTGGNNAKPITSTTHRQSGYATRASSSHATNGNSSASHQTNTTAHSATQAGTKSGRWTIAPAGKVYVSDSNKYYSQVTNPDNYTCESESAAQANGATRATRGNQYARP encoded by the coding sequence ATGTCGTCATTTGCATCATTCATTGGTGGCCTCAGCCTGCTCATCGCCATGATCTTAGGCATCCTCTGGGTCATCAACAAAGTCGGTCACCGGCATACGCATCACCAGGGTCGGAACGCCCTCGTTGCCTTAGTGGTCGCGATCATCTTCATGGGTCTGGGGGGCAGCGGCACCGCAACGACCCAGACAAGCTCGGATAAAGCCAACGTGGCCAACTCGTCAAGTCACTCTTCCGCCACGGCAACCAAGCACGTCACCGCGACGTCTAAACCGGCCAAACGGGCTACCGCTAAGCGGACGTCCACCCCAACGTCCACGGCCACTAAGTCGCGGAACCAGCAGGTACTAAAAAAACTGGTCAGTTACACCAACCACGAATCGGCCGGTCCCACCCAGAATTATTACTGGCATCTAGGTAAGGCCCACACCAACGGTTTCAAGCATCTCAAGGCCGGCGATTACCATTTCGCCAGCGATTCACAGGGTCGGGCCGGTACCGCGCGGGCCGTTTTGACTTACGGCGAATACGCCGGGTCACGGGGCTCGCGGCAAGGCGATCCCCTGAACCCCAGCAGTTGGCCCACGGACAATCCTAAGGTCGCCATCAGCTACGCCTTCACCGGACGCATTTACCACGGTTACCTCTATAACCGCAGCCATTCCATCGGCGATAGCTTACTGGGGGCCAAGTCCTACACGTCAGAAAACAACTTCACCACGGGCACCCGGCCGCAAAACGTGGGCGCAAACCAGGACGGTGGGATGCGCTACGCCGAAGAAACCGCGGAAGATTACTGGCAAGCTAACCCGAACACCAGCGACACCATCCAGTACGCCACCACACCGCTTTACTACCGCAGTGAAACCATCCCCCGCGGGTCCATCGCGGACATCAAGTCCTCAGACGGTCAGCTCAACACGGCGGTCGCGGTGATCAACTCCGCCGAAGGAATCAAGATTAATTACCACACCGGCGGCAACAACGCCAAGCCCATTACCTCGACCACGCATCGCCAATCCGGTTACGCAACGCGGGCCAGCTCTAGTCACGCCACCAACGGTAACAGTAGCGCGAGCCATCAGACGAACACCACCGCCCATTCCGCCACCCAAGCGGGGACTAAATCGGGGCGGTGGACCATTGCCCCGGCTGGCAAGGTGTACGTTTCCGACAGCAATAAGTACTATTCCCAAGTCACTAACCCCGATAACTACACTTGCGAAAGTGAATCCGCGGCCCAAGCTAACGGTGCCACACGGGCGACGCGCGGGAATCAGTACGCCCGCCCTTAG
- a CDS encoding replication-associated recombination protein A produces MEQSSLFENPQQMPLANRVRPETLDDFVGQRHLLGPGKILRELIENDQVSSMIFWGPPGVGKTTLAEIIAQQTQAKFIRFSAVDSSIRKIKQVMQLAEGDREMGERTLVFVDEIHRFNKAQQDAFLPYVERGSIILIGATTENPSFELNSALLSRCKVFVLKALETSDIEQLLTNALKNPAGFPDFTVQVGPDELRAIAEFANGDARTALNTLEMAVLNGQKTDQRVTITMDDLKQLITQKFVLYDKSGEEHYNIISALHKSMRNSDADAAIYWLSRMLEGGEDPLYIARRLVRFASEDIGLADTNALNVAVNVFQACQFLGMPECDVHLTEAVTYLALAPKSNAIYKARLAAKKDVKETRDEPVPLQIRNAPTKLMADLDYGKDYQYAHDTPDKLTTMQSLPDALVGHEYYHPTDQGREDLFKKRLDYVKKWRREHTKKA; encoded by the coding sequence ATGGAACAATCATCGTTATTCGAAAATCCCCAGCAGATGCCGCTGGCCAACCGGGTGCGTCCGGAAACGCTGGACGACTTCGTGGGGCAGCGCCATTTGCTAGGGCCCGGTAAGATCTTACGGGAACTGATTGAAAACGATCAGGTCTCGTCGATGATCTTCTGGGGACCACCGGGTGTGGGTAAGACCACCTTAGCCGAGATCATCGCTCAGCAGACCCAGGCCAAGTTTATCCGGTTTAGTGCGGTCGACAGCAGTATCCGCAAGATCAAGCAGGTCATGCAGCTGGCCGAGGGTGACCGCGAGATGGGCGAACGCACGCTGGTCTTCGTCGACGAAATCCACCGGTTCAATAAAGCTCAGCAGGACGCCTTTCTCCCCTACGTTGAACGGGGCAGCATCATTTTAATTGGCGCCACCACCGAAAATCCGTCGTTTGAGCTTAATTCGGCCTTGTTATCGCGCTGTAAGGTCTTCGTGCTGAAGGCCTTAGAAACCAGCGACATCGAACAGTTGTTAACCAACGCGCTCAAGAATCCGGCGGGGTTCCCGGATTTCACGGTCCAGGTGGGCCCCGACGAACTACGGGCGATTGCCGAGTTCGCCAACGGGGATGCCCGCACGGCGCTTAACACGTTGGAGATGGCGGTGCTGAACGGCCAGAAGACCGACCAACGGGTGACCATCACCATGGACGACCTCAAGCAGCTCATCACCCAGAAGTTCGTCCTGTACGACAAGAGTGGCGAGGAACACTACAACATCATCTCCGCGCTGCACAAGTCGATGCGTAATAGCGACGCCGACGCGGCCATCTACTGGTTGTCGCGGATGCTGGAAGGCGGCGAAGATCCGCTATACATTGCGCGCCGACTAGTCCGGTTTGCCAGTGAGGACATCGGGTTGGCCGATACCAACGCGTTGAACGTGGCGGTCAACGTCTTTCAGGCCTGCCAGTTCCTGGGAATGCCGGAATGTGACGTCCACCTGACCGAGGCGGTGACCTACCTGGCCTTGGCACCCAAGTCTAACGCCATCTACAAGGCTCGCTTGGCGGCGAAGAAGGACGTCAAGGAGACCCGCGACGAACCGGTGCCGCTGCAGATTCGTAACGCGCCGACCAAGTTAATGGCCGACCTAGACTACGGCAAGGACTACCAGTACGCCCACGACACGCCAGACAAGCTGACCACCATGCAGAGCTTACCGGACGCGCTAGTGGGTCACGAATACTACCACCCCACGGATCAGGGCCGCGAAGACTTGTTCAAGAAGCGGTTGGATTACGTGAAGAAGTGGCGGCGGGAACACACGAAGAAGGCGTAA
- a CDS encoding M15 family metallopeptidase, which yields MAKQTGFSNIQALDPTLIVELRYATPNNFTGQVVYDFTTAIARTGTAHKLVAANHALRQQGYRLKIWDAYRPVTAQKRLFEVYPDPDFVAQPNPNFSHQKGVTFDLTLCDAAGHELEMQSAFDDFSERAHRELPRTAVQEHNYQLLNQAMLAAGFVGYVNEWWDYRDADQAAYAPLAANPNDF from the coding sequence ATGGCCAAACAGACTGGTTTTAGCAACATCCAAGCCTTAGATCCAACCCTCATCGTTGAGTTACGCTACGCTACCCCCAACAATTTCACGGGACAAGTCGTTTACGACTTTACCACGGCAATCGCCCGGACAGGCACGGCCCACAAGTTGGTCGCCGCGAATCACGCGCTCCGACAACAGGGCTACCGTCTCAAGATTTGGGACGCCTACCGGCCGGTAACCGCCCAAAAACGCCTTTTTGAAGTTTACCCTGATCCGGATTTCGTGGCTCAGCCCAATCCGAATTTCTCGCATCAAAAGGGCGTCACGTTCGATTTAACCCTCTGTGACGCTGCGGGCCACGAACTCGAGATGCAAAGTGCGTTCGATGATTTTTCCGAACGCGCTCACCGCGAGCTCCCCCGCACAGCCGTCCAAGAACACAACTACCAACTCCTCAATCAGGCCATGTTGGCCGCTGGTTTTGTCGGCTACGTCAACGAGTGGTGGGACTATCGCGACGCAGACCAAGCAGCCTACGCCCCGTTAGCCGCCAACCCGAATGATTTCTAG
- a CDS encoding LVIS_2131 family protein, translating to MKSTWNLVGMVLWLLVLITLIWMTHDMRVRRIHLIVKEGRSFSWRNFIISTVELVVWLLFFGGMGYTTFFQNVNQLGNRVSQTTRYEPLVLNTGTGNGSSYYVAVTNNSGQKPIQQYTYLTEGEKYQVDSTVATVSAGTKPINLPASAYHWDKQRVAKYDQRHQRAWVGVIETTYKKSFVNGIGLHAGRLANRFTLIRIPDHSFMVQK from the coding sequence ATGAAATCAACTTGGAACTTAGTAGGGATGGTCTTGTGGCTCTTGGTCCTGATCACCCTCATCTGGATGACCCACGATATGCGGGTGCGTCGGATTCACTTAATCGTGAAGGAGGGGCGTAGTTTCTCGTGGCGCAACTTCATCATCTCGACGGTGGAACTTGTGGTCTGGCTCCTCTTCTTTGGCGGCATGGGCTACACCACCTTTTTCCAAAACGTCAATCAATTGGGCAACCGGGTCTCGCAGACCACGCGCTACGAACCGTTAGTCTTGAATACGGGAACGGGGAATGGGTCTTCCTATTACGTGGCCGTGACCAATAACAGTGGTCAAAAACCGATCCAACAATACACCTACCTGACCGAGGGCGAGAAGTACCAGGTCGATAGTACCGTGGCCACCGTTTCGGCGGGCACCAAGCCGATTAACCTACCTGCGTCAGCTTACCATTGGGATAAGCAGCGGGTGGCCAAGTACGACCAACGCCACCAGCGAGCCTGGGTGGGCGTGATCGAGACTACCTATAAGAAGAGCTTCGTCAACGGCATCGGGCTGCACGCCGGTCGATTGGCCAACCGCTTCACGTTGATTCGGATTCCGGATCACTCGTTTATGGTGCAAAAGTAA
- a CDS encoding IS30 family transposase, with translation MGTTILSFEDRVVIETLHHEKHSLQYIADYLGFSKTTIFNEVHRLAGEYHAVKAQTDHEVKLSHRGRKTILTTNLKRLIEEKIKIQKWSIEQVAHVVRIAYKTIYNWIDQGLLDINVTDLPDHGIRRKRSKETRGSFSHGRSIEDRPAEISDRNTSGHFEADTVLSGKRKGQAVATFVERKSRLTIVKRLNGRDSTSMTKAILELANQLGDNLKTLTVDHGKEFANYNLIEEQAGVPLYFAHAYSPHERGSNENRNRVLRRFIPKGQPIDEITDDELIQINWYLNSRPLKCLNWRTPIEIFLRNLRY, from the coding sequence ATGGGCACCACTATTTTATCATTTGAAGACCGCGTTGTCATCGAAACACTTCATCATGAAAAGCACTCACTTCAATATATTGCCGATTATTTAGGCTTTAGTAAAACCACTATCTTTAATGAGGTTCATCGCTTAGCTGGTGAGTATCACGCAGTTAAGGCTCAAACTGACCATGAAGTTAAACTTAGTCATCGTGGTCGTAAAACCATCTTAACGACTAACCTAAAGCGATTGATTGAAGAAAAAATCAAGATCCAAAAATGGTCAATTGAACAAGTGGCTCATGTAGTTAGAATTGCCTACAAAACCATCTATAACTGGATTGATCAGGGACTACTGGATATTAATGTGACTGATTTACCTGACCATGGTATTCGTCGCAAACGATCTAAAGAAACCCGTGGTAGTTTTAGTCATGGACGTTCCATCGAAGATCGTCCAGCTGAAATTTCTGATCGTAATACTTCAGGTCACTTCGAAGCTGATACAGTTTTATCTGGAAAACGTAAAGGTCAAGCAGTAGCTACGTTTGTCGAGCGTAAGAGTCGGCTTACCATCGTTAAACGGCTTAATGGACGAGATAGTACTTCAATGACCAAGGCTATTTTAGAATTGGCTAACCAGTTAGGAGATAATCTCAAGACCCTTACTGTTGACCATGGGAAAGAATTCGCCAACTACAATTTGATTGAAGAACAGGCCGGTGTTCCACTGTACTTTGCGCACGCTTATTCGCCACATGAACGAGGCAGTAATGAAAATCGCAACCGAGTACTACGCCGCTTCATTCCCAAAGGTCAACCGATTGATGAGATTACCGATGATGAATTGATTCAAATTAACTGGTATTTGAATTCCCGACCACTCAAATGTTTAAATTGGCGAACACCTATTGAGATCTTTTTGCGTAATCTGCGTTACTAA
- a CDS encoding NAD(P)H-hydrate epimerase, translating to MSKAITIAQAQSYDAHTINEIGIPAMVLMERAALATFNNLLNDDYDLTRVVVVAATGNNGGDGIAVARLLKVRNIDVAIYLLGDPAKATDQTAQQLKIANYYHIPFTTDLNDVINATTIIDAIFGVGLSRPITGKFAEAVNAINATDASTVAIDVPSGINADSGETLGVAVLADSTTTMAYKKVGMLTANGKQHTGILHVADIGIYGADHVETIK from the coding sequence ATGAGTAAAGCCATTACGATTGCGCAAGCGCAGAGTTACGACGCCCATACCATTAACGAGATTGGCATTCCCGCCATGGTGCTGATGGAACGCGCGGCGTTAGCCACCTTCAACAACCTGTTAAACGATGATTACGACCTCACCCGCGTGGTGGTGGTCGCCGCAACCGGCAATAACGGCGGCGACGGGATTGCCGTGGCCCGCTTGCTGAAGGTCCGCAACATCGACGTCGCCATCTACCTGCTGGGGGACCCCGCCAAAGCAACGGATCAGACAGCCCAACAATTAAAAATTGCCAACTACTACCACATTCCGTTCACCACGGACTTAAACGACGTGATTAACGCCACCACAATTATCGACGCCATCTTCGGCGTGGGCCTGAGTCGCCCGATTACCGGCAAATTTGCCGAAGCCGTCAACGCGATTAACGCCACCGACGCTTCCACCGTGGCCATCGACGTGCCATCCGGGATCAACGCCGATAGCGGGGAAACCTTAGGCGTGGCGGTTCTGGCCGATTCGACCACCACCATGGCCTACAAGAAAGTCGGGATGTTGACCGCTAACGGTAAGCAACACACCGGTATCTTACACGTTGCCGACATCGGCATCTACGGTGCGGATCACGTGGAAACCATCAAATAA